A stretch of the Metopolophium dirhodum isolate CAU chromosome 8, ASM1992520v1, whole genome shotgun sequence genome encodes the following:
- the LOC132950767 gene encoding RNA-binding protein 28 yields MKDKIFFAKNKALKCPNNRRGRLIIRNLPFTTDEEQLKEHFSKFGEINDIKLLRKPDGKLIGCGFVQFIVKQNAAKAIAHTSGKDFGGRSIVVDWAIPKNKYETIHTTKEKEENISVKEEHIEEAIVEDQEEIKEDLSNDQDNIEEPSKTVEDYLTLDTIKDEDDNLVDFETTDIENDVKRKRENTDDNESVISTSNKKRFKSHDVKEGLTVFFKNVSFSVNNDELKQFVKKQFGPIYYALVCVDRLTEHSKGTAFVKFRDSNSVEACMSSSPEELTLNGSTMEPQIAIDKEVLDKNKDDKVTHKDNRNLYLIKEGVIIVGTAAANGVSVHDMKKRLELEQWKSQVLKNLNMFVARNRLIIHNLPANMDNKTLKDLFTKYTRPNAVLKVVVMRNLKQVDPNGVAISKEYAFVTFKQHEDALKALRSINNNPKIFNSNKRPIVAFSIENRLVLQARQRRIDKSKTSNPLFNKQQPSTSSTIENKNKTFNADNKKKNITFNAENNNKNKKFNAENNNKNKKFNAENNNKNNRSTALSRKKTAELPEYTGITAKEGHMAIRSKYKLKIQSEAHQKNVKTKKKITMKKKRDLAIRNEKKREPKVKSKKKNTKNDASFSKLVNKYKNKISAPETLKKWYEA; encoded by the exons aaagaacatttttctaaatttgGTGAAATAAATGATATTAAGCTTCTACGAAAACCTGATGGAAAACTTATTGGTTGTGGTTTTGTACAATTCATTGTTAAACAAAATGCTGCTAAAGCAATTGCCCACACCAGCGGAAAAGACTTTGGTG GTCGATCTATTGTTGTTGATTGGGCCATACCAAAAAATAAGTATGAAACTATTCATACTACCaaagaaaaagaagaaaatatcTCTGTTAAAGAAGAACATATTGAAGAGGCTATTGTTGAAGATCAAGAAGAGATTAAAGAAGATTTATCTAATGATCAAGACAATATAGAAGAACCTTCCAAAACTGTTGAAGATTATCTTACTCTTGACACAATAAAAGATGAAGATGACAATTTAGTAGATTTCGAGACTACAGATATTGA aaatgatGTTAAACGAAAAAGAGAAAATACTGATGACAACGAGTCTGTAATTTCTACATCAAacaaaaaacgttttaaatctCATGATGTTAAAGAAGgtttaacagttttttttaagaatgttTCATTTAGTGTTAACAACGATGAACTGAAGcaatttgttaaaaaacaatttggacCAATTTATTATGCACTTGTTTGCGTGGATCGCTTAACGGAACATTCTAAAGGAACAGCATTTGTAAAATTCAGG gaTTCTAACAGCGTAGAAGCTTGTATGTCTAGTTCTCCTGAAGAGCTAACTCTTAATGGATCTACTATGGAACCTCAAATTGCTATCGATAAAGAAgttctagataaaaataaagatgacAAAGTTACCCATAAAGATAACAGGAATTTGTATTTAATCAAAGAAGGAG TCATAATTGTCGGTACAGCAGCTGCAAATGGTGTTTCTGTTCATGATATGAAGAAGAGACTTGAGTTGGAACAATGGAAATCTCaagttctaaaaaatttaaacatgtttGTGGCTCGTAATCGACTTATTATCCACAACTTGCCAGCAAACATGGATAATAAAACCTTAAAAGatctatttacaaaatatactcgTCCCAATGCTGTATTGAAA GTTGTTGTTAtgagaaatttaaaacaagttgatCCCAATGGAGTAGCAATTTCAAAAGAATATGCTTTTGTAACATTCAAGCAACACGAAGATGCTTTGAAGGCCCTCAGATCCATCAATAACAACCCAAAGATATTCAATTCAAATAAA AGACCAATAGTAGCATTTTCTATTGAAAATAGGCTTGTTTTACAAGCTAGACAACGAAGAATAGACAAAAGTAAAACTAGCAATCCATTATTTAACAAACAGCAACCAAGTACTTCATCAACTattgagaataaaaataaaacattcaatgcagataataagaaaaaaaatataacatttaatgcagaaaataataacaaaaataaaaaatttaatgcagaaaataataacaaaaataaaaaatttaatgcagaaaataataataaaaacaatagaaGTACAGCATTATCGAGAAAAAAAACAGCAGAACTCCCTgaatatactggtataacagCGAAAGag GGGCACATGGCAATTCGatcaaagtacaaacttaagATTCAATCAGAAGCTCACCAGAAGAATGTCAAAACAAAGAAGAAAATCACCATGAAAAAGAAACGCGATTTAGCCATCAGAAACGAGAAGAAGAGAGAACCAAAA gTGAAGAGCAAAAAGAAGAATACTAAAAATGATGCATCATTTTCAAAACTagttaacaaatataaaaataaaatttcggcTCCGGAAACATTGAAAAAATGGTATGAAGCATAA
- the LOC132950768 gene encoding protein fuzzy — MFDVVCTTVNGGIPVFYRKISKMDSVPFTTFATLNAVITFADVQNVQFKTIHTDKHSFIWHAIGDSLIMAGIGDLNDSTIKTGLELISTLIKMIIGDENIYNKNADRIKREIKPCLPIIDYILRSLTSVTIEAHLINVIETQSMKDNKSLNNCLYNWSETICSDLCWVIVDKKLSAATKDWWELHISDRKLLITIILANCYDQITSADIPIFLPHSSTKVLLRLVCCMIVQGVWTAAICGPTPNLDDIEISAAKSFRTVINYFRPNYAKFELTSGYIIVNTNLFKFMQNYYSNTDVQSGLVKFYNKIASRLMNDDVNGSEVSCMGKNHNYYAINLNGITLCLAYPSKHNMVTIRYYAKQTFQQLLSDINT; from the exons atgttcGACGTGGTGTGCACTACTGTGAACGGTGGAATTCCCGTATTTTACcgaaaaattagtaaaatggATTCA GTACCATTTACTACATTTGCCACATTGAATGCTGTTATAACATTTGCAGATGTACAAAATGTCcaatttaaaactattcatACAGATAAACATTCTTTTATTTGGCATGCGATTGGAGATAG TCTAATTATGGCAGGCATTGGTGATTTGAACGATTCTACAATAAAAACTGGATTGGAACTGATATCgactttaataaaaatgattattggagatgaaaacatatataataaaaatgcagATAGAATAAAACGGGAAATAAAA CCATGTTTacctattattgattatatattgaGGAGCCTAACATCAGTAACAATAGAAGCgcatttaataaatgtaattgaaaCACAGTCTATGAAGGATAATAAATCACTAAAT AATTGTTTATACAATTGGTCCGAAACAATCTGTAGTGATCTTTGTTGGGTGATTGTGGATAAAAAATTGAGTGCAGCAACAAAGGACTGGTGGGAGTTACACATTAGCGacagaaaattattaataacaattattttggcTAATTGTTATGACCAAATTACATCGGCTGATATTCCAATTTTCCTGCCTCATTCAAGTACTaag GTTCTTTTAAGACTAGTATGTTGCATGATTGTACAGGGAGTTTGGACAGCAGCTATTTGTGGACCTACACCAAATCTAGATGATATTGAAATAAGTGCTGCCAAAAGTTTTAGAACGGTTATCAATTATTTTCGACCTAATTATGCTAAGTTTGAATTAACGTCtgg atatatcaTAGTTAACAcaaatttgttcaaatttatGCAAAATTATTACTCAAATACTGATGTGCAAAGTGGACTTGTaaagttttacaataaaattgcaTCGCGTCTTATGAACg ATGATGTTAATGGAAGTGAAGTCTCATGTATGGGGAAAAATCATAACTATTatgctataaatttaaatggtATCACATTATGTTTAGCATATCCaagtaaacataatatggtaACAATCAG ATACTATGCGAAGCAAACATTTCAGCAACTTTTATCTGATATCAACACTTAA
- the LOC132951059 gene encoding large ribosomal subunit protein uL1 has protein sequence MSSKVSKDTLYEAVNVVLSQAKINRKNFLQTVELQIGLKNYDPQKDKRFSGTIKLKHIPRPKMKVCILGDQQHCDEAEVNKVPFMDVEALKKLNKNKKLVKKLAKRYDAFLASEALIKQIPRLLGPGLNKAGKFPGLLSHQESMNLKIDEVKATIKFQMKKVLCLCVAVGHVDMKSDELANNIHLSINFLVSLLKKHWQNVKSLHIKSTMGAPQRLY, from the exons ATGTCGTCGAAAGTATCGAAGGATACGCTGTACGAGGCTGTCAACGTGGTGTTGAGCCAGGCCAAGATAAACAGGAAAAACTTTTTGCAAACGGTCGAATTGCAAATTGGTCTCAAGAATTACGACCCGCAAAAGGACAAGCGTTTCTCCGGCACCATCAAACTGAAGCACATCCCCAGGCCCAAGATGAAGGTGTGCATTCTTGGTGACCAGCAGCATTGCGACGAAGCCGAG GTAAACAAGGTGCCGTTCATGGATGTTGAAGCCTTGAAGAAGCTCAACAAGAACAAGAAGTTAGTGAAGAAATTGGCTAAACGTTACGATGCATTCTTAGCCAGCGAAGCTCTTATTAAACAAATCCCACGTTTGTTAGGACCCGGTTTAAACAAAGCGGGCAAGTTTCCTGGTCTTTTGTCCCATCAAGAATCGATGAACTTAAAAATTGATGAAGTTAAAGCTACCATTAAATTCCAAATGAAAAAG gTATTGTGTCTGTGTGTTGCTGTTGGTCATGTTGACATGAAATCCGATGAATTGGCTAACAACATTCATCTTTCAATCAATTTCTTAGTTTCGTTGTTGAAGAAACATTGGCAAAACGTTAAATCGCTGCACATCAAGTCAACGATGGGAGCCCCACAACGTTTATACTAA
- the LOC132950342 gene encoding protein SGT1 homolog gives MASCVGEENKVVIKKDWYQSESQVIVSILGKHTSKEDCCVKFDKDEVTIQAKFATGQPYTVHLKLSKNIAPNFSTYRVLSSKLEIRLAKVEEGMWDVLEKTVVKTTKPSSTIQPRNWDKVVKDMTKEEDENDVNTLFKKIYSDGSDEVRKAMNKSFMESGGTVLSTNWRDVGKDKVDIKPPEGMEWKKWDE, from the coding sequence atgGCCTCTTGTGTGGGTGAAGAAAATAAAGTTGTCATCAAAAAAGATTGGTACCAATCAGAGTCTCAAGTGATTGTTAGCATTTTGGGTAAGCATACATCAAAAGAAGACTGTTGCGTAAAATTTGACAAAGATGAAGTAACCATTCAAGCCAAATTCGCCACTGGTCAACCATATACTGTTCATTTAAAACTTAGCAAAAATATTGCACCCAACTTTAGTACCTATAGAGTTCTCTCGTCAAAATTGGAGATACGCCTTGCAAAGGTTGAAGAGGGAATGTGGGACGTACTAGAGAAAACTGTAGTGAAAACAACTAAGCCCTCCTCCACTATCCAGCCCCGCAATTGGGATAAGGTTGTCAAAGATATGACAAAAGAAGAAGATGAAAATGATGTTAACACTCTGTTCAAGAAAATATATTCGGACGGTTCGGACGAAGTGCGCAAGGCTATGAACAAATCATTTATGGAATCCGGGGGCACCGTTCTAAGTACAAACTGGAGAGATGTCGGCAAGGATAAAGTAGATATTAAACCTCCAGAAGGGATGGAGTGGAAGAAATGGGATGAATAA
- the LOC132950257 gene encoding pre-mRNA-processing factor 39-like: MADQDETVLKNEKSKENGKINDSVPELDDTEPPKVIITAPPTMSIKMISNKLQKPSDGSDNKDSDDCQIILPKTEIIDITDDICDKDETSEKTNEVGNVVDNYDDVKDAQTIITLKEEPKQPETEVISEDEMLVDNMPVDTEAVSEDELPPTTLADQTEIVSDEELPSENGTAKTKRCQIPEEKEDDNESQPVKKVKTEEVKPITELDKFWQAVKDDPSDFAGWTYLLQYVDQENNVENAREAYNKFLELYPYCYGYWRKFADFEKRNNNKEESEEVFQRGLSAIPLSVDLWIHYMTYLKTQHSDDVDRIRSKFEKGLETCGLEYRSDRLWDHYIKWEIEQNKLVNAFNIYSRLLATQTLGYLQHFENFKEFVNKNSPDKILNAKEYLELRQQVAERMRLNGNEEMLTDDSAPPGEEENTFLSDVSDKELALLKENIIESRQKINKETGKEIAKRQTFEEGIKRPYFHVKPLEKCQIDNWKNYIALEKEAGDHQRIVVLYERCLIPCALYEYFWLSYLDYLESLDFDVSDLLKSLFSRACLVHHRKSPELHLKWSAFEESKGNLDKAAEILKNLDDAVPHMLQIIYRRINLEKRRDQIDRVCELYEHYINTSHTKFLTSNIAIKYARFLWKCASKIEKAIELIAEIINKDKDNMQDNARLLLQLVELKMSVEPLNEKSVIQIFDEILSMSSVNLEQKILFSQRKLEFIEDYTCDYISLRKATNEFKSYTELLAKEKKKALAAVEEEKSRIEKEMKAKQAQEIAASSNSQTATTNYQPYNSTGYYPQQYATGYNQAAYQQYAPTGQDYSYQYQNWSYPQATNYNQTWGSYNYSGTGSGGSGGY; the protein is encoded by the coding sequence ATGGCTGACCAGGATGAAACAgtgttaaaaaatgaaaagtcTAAAGAAAACGGTAAAATTAATGATAGTGTTCCAGAATTAGACGATACCGAACCACCTAAGGTTATAATAACTGCTCCTCCGACAATGTCTATAAAAATGattagtaataaattacaaaagcCAAGTGATGGGTCTGATAATAAAGACTCAGATGATTGTCAGATTATCTTacccaagactgaaattattgatattactgATGATATTTGCGATAAAGATGAAACATCGGAAAAAACTAATGAAGTTGGAAACGTTGTAGATAATTATGATGATGTTAAAGATGCACAAACAATTATAACTCTAAAAGAGGAGCCCAAACAACCTGAAACAGAAGTGATATCAGAAGATGAAATGCTAGTTGACAATATGCCTGTTGACACTGAAGCTGTATCTGAAGATGAATTGCCACCAACCACTTTAGCTGACCAAACTGAAATAGTATCTGATGAAGAGCTGCCTAGTGAAAATGGCACAGCCAAAACAAAAAGATGTCAAATTCCCGAGGAGAAAGAAGATGATAATGAATCACAGCCTgtgaaaaaagttaaaactgaaGAAGTCAAACCAATTACTGAACTAGATAAGTTTTGGCAAGCTGTTAAAGACGACCCATCAGACTTCGCTGGATGGACATATCTGTTACAATATGTTGATCAAGAGAATAATGTTGAAAACGCAAGAGAagcttataataaatttttggAACTGTATCCATACTGTTACGGTTATTGGAGAAAATTTGCTGATTTTGAGAAAAGAAACAACAACAAAGAGGAGAGTGAAGAAGTCTTTCAACGTGGTTTGAGTGCCATACCACTGAGTGTTGACTTATGGATTCATTATATGACATACCTAAAAACGCAGCATTCCGATGATGTGGATCGTATCCGTAGCAAGTTTGAGAAAGGCTTGGAAACGTGCGGACTTGAGTATCGTTCAGATCGGTTATGGGATCATTACATTAAGTGGGAAATTGAACAGAATAAGTTAGTCAATGCTTTTAACATATATAGTCGTCTTCTTGCTACACAGACATTGGGCTATTtgcaacattttgaaaattttaaagaGTTTGTGAACAAGAACTCACCTGATAAGATTTTGAATGCTAAGGAATATCTTGAATTAAGACAGCAAGTAGCTGAAAGAATGAGGTTGAACGGAAATGAAGAAATGTTGACAGACGATTCTGCACCTCCAGGAGAAGAAGAAAACACTTTTTTATCTGATGTGTCAGATAAAGAATTggcattattaaaagaaaacataattGAATCaagacaaaaaattaataaggaAACTGGTAAAGAAATAGCTAAGCGTCAAACATTCGAAGAAGGTATTAAAAGACCCTATTTCCATGTAAAACCTTTAGAAAAATGTCAAATAGAcaattggaaaaattatatCGCATTGGAGAAGGAAGCTGGTGACCATCAACGCATTGTTGTTCTGTATGAAAGATGTCTAATACCGTGTGCtttgtatgaatatttttgGTTGAGTTATCTGGACTATTTAGAATCATTAGATTTTGATGTAAGcgatttattaaaaagtttattttcacGTGCCTGTTTGGTTCACCATCGAAAGTCACcagaattacatttaaaatggtcAGCTTTTGAAGAAAGCAAAGGTAACTTGGACAAAGCCGCCGAAATTCTGAAGAACCTTGACGACGCTGTTCCTCATATGTTGCAAATTATTTATAGGCGCATTAATTTGGAGAAACGTAGAGACCAAATAGATAGAGTATGTGAATTGTatgaacattatataaatacttcTCATACAAAGTTCCTTACCTctaatattgcaataaaatacGCGCGTTTCCTTTGGAAGTGTGCAAGTAAAATCGAAAAGGCTATCGAATTGATcgcagaaataataaataaagataaagacAATATGCAAGACAATGCCAGACTATTGTTGCAACTTGTTGAGCTTAAAATGAGTGTAGAGCCTTTAAACGAAAAATCAGTTAtccaaatatttgatgaaatattATCGATGAGCAGTGTTAATTTAGagcaaaaaatattgttttctcaACGCAAATTGGAATTTATTGAGGATTATACTTGCGATTATATATCATTGCGTAAAGCCACCAACGAGTTCAAGAGTTACACAGAGTTGCTCGCCAAAGAGAAGAAAAAAGCTTTGGCTGCGGTCGAGGAAGAAAAATCTAGAATTGAAAAAGAAATGAAAGCGAAACAGGCACAAGAGATTGCAGCATCCTCAAATTCTCAGACAGCGACCACAAACTACCAGCCGTACAATTCAACCGGATATTACCCACAACAATATGCCACTGGATACAACCAGGCAGCTTATCAACAGTACGCTCCTACTGGACAAGATTATTCGTATCAGTATCAAAATTGGAGCTACCCGCAAGCGACAAACTACAATCAGACTTGGGGATCATACAATTACAGTGGAACTGGAAGTGGTGGAAGCGGAGGATATTAA
- the LOC132950258 gene encoding juvenile hormone esterase-like isoform X2, whose amino-acid sequence MTVVLEQGTLQGLHYKTRLSNKSYVSFLGIPYALPPIKDLRFKPPAKHPGWTGIFKAFSCGKVCMQYDVFMSKKIIGSEDCLYLNIFVPQEEVVEKKAVMVFIHGGAFNYGSGSLDFYSPDYLLDENVIVVTINYRLNVLGFLNFGIDECPGNMGLKDQLFAFKWIKANISAFGGDTNNITIFGESAGSASVHCHLLSPQSTGSFHKAIMQSGCVFNPWAFNERHTEVAFKLAEKLGCQKDDPKEIIKYLLNVPAIDLVKCTTLKIKFEGQRDLLNFQFVPTIESETVSDRFIPAHPDILIKSATAVPLITGTNNMEGMIVFGEHKLGKLFDYHKLEEIRKLFETDYSEEIIQKVKNFYFSEHEQSSDITQLENTCRLFSDVFFTKDFYRGFNSLLKKDGLPIYNYEFKFDGELNGCKKLLFATRPIFHSLKGACHADELNYLFYGQLFGFLPKANTPEYRMCRTMSKLWCNFAKTGNPNSSDSNVVWNNTNVDNPKYLSIDGDNTCMVDGLINVSSVHFWENIFEIIRLKQKL is encoded by the exons ATGACAGTAGTCCTTGAACAAGGTACTTTACAAGGACTCCACTACAAAACACGATTATCAAATAAATCGTATGTCAGTTTTCTAGGCATACCCTATGCTTTACCGCCAATTAAAGACTTACGATTCAAG ccTCCTGCCAAACATCCAGGATGGACTGGAATTTTTAAAGCGTTTTCGTGTGGTAAAGTATGTATGCAGTATGATGTTTTCATGagcaaaaaaattattggaAGTGAAGATTGTttgtatttaaacatatttgtgCCACAG GAGGAAGTGGTTGAAAAAAAAGCTGTTATGGTATTCATACACGGAGGTGCATTTAATTATGGATCTGGATCGTTGGATTTTTACTCTCCTGATTATTTGCTAgatgaaaatgtaattgttgTAACAATCAACTATCGATTAAATGTCCTAG GATTTCTAAACTTTGGAATTGATGAATGTCCTGGTAATATGGGCTTGAAAGATCAATTGTTCGCATTCAAATGGATAAAAGCCAACATATCAGCATTTGGAGGTGATACTAACAATATTACCATTTTTGGAGAAAGTGCAGGATCTGCTTCTGTTCATTGTCATTTACTTTCTCCACAATCTACAG gatcaTTTCACAAAGCTATAATGCAAAGTGGATGTGTTTTTAATCCATGGGCTTTTAATGAAAGACATACAGAAGTAGCCTTTAAGTTGGCGGAAAAATTGGGATGTCAAAAAGACGATcctaaagaaataataaaatatttactaaatgttCCAGCAATAGATTTagttaaatgtacaacattgaAGATTAAATTTGAA ggcCAAAGGGATTTGCTAAATTTCCAGTTTGTTCCAACTATTGAAAGTGAAACCGTTAGTGACAGATTTATACCTGCTCATCCAGACATTTTAATCAAATCGGCAACGGCAGTACCTTTAATTACTGGAACTAACAATATGGAAGGAATGATAGTGTTTGGAG aacaCAAATTAGGAAAATTATTTGACTATCACAAATTAGAAGagattagaaaattatttgaaactgATTATTCTGAAGAAATCATTCAAAAAGTAAAGAACTTTTATTTCAGCGAACACGAGCAATCAAGTGATATAACTCAATTGGAAAATACATGTCGT TTGTTTAGCGATGTGTTTTTTACCAAAGACTTTTATCGTGGCTTTAATAGTTTACTTAAAAAAGATGGACTGCCAATTTACAACTATGAGTTCAAATTTGATGGAGAACTCAATGGCTGCAAAAAACTCCTATTTGCTACAAGGCCAATATTTCATTCATTAAAAG gTGCATGTCACGCAGacgaattaaattatttattttacggaCAATTGTTTGGATTCTTGCCCAAAGCTAATACACCAGAATACAGAATGTGCAGAACAATGAGTAAGCTGTGGTGCAATTTTGCAAAAACTGg aaATCCAAATTCATCAGATTCGAACGTTGTGTGGAATAATACAAATGTGGACAATcccaaatatttatcaatagacgGCGATAATACGTGCATGGTCGATGGCCTAATAAATGTTTCCAGCGTACACTTTtgggaaaatatatttgaaataattcgaTTGAAACAAAAACTGTGA
- the LOC132950258 gene encoding juvenile hormone esterase-like isoform X1, protein MGRLSSTFIIFRIGAIVVFNKLVVFLTSIIPRKKMTVVLEQGTLQGLHYKTRLSNKSYVSFLGIPYALPPIKDLRFKPPAKHPGWTGIFKAFSCGKVCMQYDVFMSKKIIGSEDCLYLNIFVPQEEVVEKKAVMVFIHGGAFNYGSGSLDFYSPDYLLDENVIVVTINYRLNVLGFLNFGIDECPGNMGLKDQLFAFKWIKANISAFGGDTNNITIFGESAGSASVHCHLLSPQSTGSFHKAIMQSGCVFNPWAFNERHTEVAFKLAEKLGCQKDDPKEIIKYLLNVPAIDLVKCTTLKIKFEGQRDLLNFQFVPTIESETVSDRFIPAHPDILIKSATAVPLITGTNNMEGMIVFGEHKLGKLFDYHKLEEIRKLFETDYSEEIIQKVKNFYFSEHEQSSDITQLENTCRLFSDVFFTKDFYRGFNSLLKKDGLPIYNYEFKFDGELNGCKKLLFATRPIFHSLKGACHADELNYLFYGQLFGFLPKANTPEYRMCRTMSKLWCNFAKTGNPNSSDSNVVWNNTNVDNPKYLSIDGDNTCMVDGLINVSSVHFWENIFEIIRLKQKL, encoded by the exons ccCAGAAAAAAAATGACAGTAGTCCTTGAACAAGGTACTTTACAAGGACTCCACTACAAAACACGATTATCAAATAAATCGTATGTCAGTTTTCTAGGCATACCCTATGCTTTACCGCCAATTAAAGACTTACGATTCAAG ccTCCTGCCAAACATCCAGGATGGACTGGAATTTTTAAAGCGTTTTCGTGTGGTAAAGTATGTATGCAGTATGATGTTTTCATGagcaaaaaaattattggaAGTGAAGATTGTttgtatttaaacatatttgtgCCACAG GAGGAAGTGGTTGAAAAAAAAGCTGTTATGGTATTCATACACGGAGGTGCATTTAATTATGGATCTGGATCGTTGGATTTTTACTCTCCTGATTATTTGCTAgatgaaaatgtaattgttgTAACAATCAACTATCGATTAAATGTCCTAG GATTTCTAAACTTTGGAATTGATGAATGTCCTGGTAATATGGGCTTGAAAGATCAATTGTTCGCATTCAAATGGATAAAAGCCAACATATCAGCATTTGGAGGTGATACTAACAATATTACCATTTTTGGAGAAAGTGCAGGATCTGCTTCTGTTCATTGTCATTTACTTTCTCCACAATCTACAG gatcaTTTCACAAAGCTATAATGCAAAGTGGATGTGTTTTTAATCCATGGGCTTTTAATGAAAGACATACAGAAGTAGCCTTTAAGTTGGCGGAAAAATTGGGATGTCAAAAAGACGATcctaaagaaataataaaatatttactaaatgttCCAGCAATAGATTTagttaaatgtacaacattgaAGATTAAATTTGAA ggcCAAAGGGATTTGCTAAATTTCCAGTTTGTTCCAACTATTGAAAGTGAAACCGTTAGTGACAGATTTATACCTGCTCATCCAGACATTTTAATCAAATCGGCAACGGCAGTACCTTTAATTACTGGAACTAACAATATGGAAGGAATGATAGTGTTTGGAG aacaCAAATTAGGAAAATTATTTGACTATCACAAATTAGAAGagattagaaaattatttgaaactgATTATTCTGAAGAAATCATTCAAAAAGTAAAGAACTTTTATTTCAGCGAACACGAGCAATCAAGTGATATAACTCAATTGGAAAATACATGTCGT TTGTTTAGCGATGTGTTTTTTACCAAAGACTTTTATCGTGGCTTTAATAGTTTACTTAAAAAAGATGGACTGCCAATTTACAACTATGAGTTCAAATTTGATGGAGAACTCAATGGCTGCAAAAAACTCCTATTTGCTACAAGGCCAATATTTCATTCATTAAAAG gTGCATGTCACGCAGacgaattaaattatttattttacggaCAATTGTTTGGATTCTTGCCCAAAGCTAATACACCAGAATACAGAATGTGCAGAACAATGAGTAAGCTGTGGTGCAATTTTGCAAAAACTGg aaATCCAAATTCATCAGATTCGAACGTTGTGTGGAATAATACAAATGTGGACAATcccaaatatttatcaatagacgGCGATAATACGTGCATGGTCGATGGCCTAATAAATGTTTCCAGCGTACACTTTtgggaaaatatatttgaaataattcgaTTGAAACAAAAACTGTGA